The stretch of DNA CAGTACATCATCGCCACTCATGCACCGGGAATCCCTTTGATCACCGTGTCGGACCCGCCACGCGACCGTGATCCCGCTGACTACCGCGCTGAGGTGCGCCGTTGGCACCAGGCCCGCGCCCAACTACTACTCGAAGCTTTGCCAGATGTGGAGCAGGTGGCGTTCCTGGTGTGGGGCGATCCGGCGCTCTATGACTCCACGCTGCGCATTATCGAGCGCATGCGGGGGCTCGGCCTGGACTGTAGTGTGCGGGTGATTCCCGGGATCACCGCAGTTCACGCGCTTACCGCGGCTCACGGGATTCTACTCAACCGCATCGGGGAGGACATCCGCATCACCACCGGGCGGGCGCTGCTCGATGGCCCGACCACGAACGCTGTTGTCATGCTGGATGGTGGGGCTGCGTGGCTTGACGTGCCTGATGCCCAGATCTGGTGGGGTGCCTACCTCGGGACCGAACTTCAAGTGCTGCGCAGCGGAACTGTCGCTGAGATCGGGGCGGGGCTTGCCGAAGAAAAAGCCGCGCTGCGTGAGCAGCACGGCTGGATCATGGATATCTATCTTTTGCGGCGCTAATGGACTTAAGAAGTCAGTTCTTCCAGCTTGCGGCGCACATCAGAAGCTGGCGGATTCGTGGCGTAGGAGCCGTCTGAGTATTTGACCGTTGGCACTACGCGGTTGCCGTCGTTGACGGACTCCACCCAGGCTGCGGCGTCGAGGTCTTCTTCGACATCAATGCGCTCGTAGGGGGTCTCCGTGCGGTCGAGAGCTTTGACGAGACGCTGGCAGAAAGGGCACCACTCTGTGGTGTACAAAGTTACGTGATTCATTGTTCACTTCCGTTCGTAGGTGATGAACTTATAGCGTAGCGGAGTCGTTCGGTCCGTTCCGACAGTGAGGTGACCGGCCTGCGACGTCAGCCAGCCGGAGTCGGTGGTGGGGCGAAAGTCGTCGAGGGGTGGGGCGGACACGGCGTGGGGAATGGTGGCCAGGTGGGCGTCGATAAGCGTGCAGATGACCGTGCTGACCTGGGAGAGTGTCGCCTCGTAGACTTGCCCTCCGCCCATGATCCAGGCGTCGATGTCGGGAAGTTCCCGGACCACGGTTGCGCCGGTGGACCACTCGCCGGGCTCCCGGCTGGATAGTACGTAATTGGCGCGACCAGGCAGGGGCCGGAAACGTTCGGGAATGGACTCCCAGGTGGCGCGCCCCATGACAACCGCGCTTCCGGTGGTGTGCTCGCGAAAATGGGCGAGGTCCTCGGGAAGGTGCCAGGGCATGTCTTTGCCGTCGCCGATGATGCCGTCCAAAGACTGTGCCCAGATGGCCTTATAGGTCGGCTCGGGCATTTAGACAGCGACCTCGGCCTTGATCGTCGGGTGCGGGTCGTAGCCGACGAGCTGGCAGTCCTCAAACGTGTAACTAAAGAGATCCTTCGCCTTGTTGAGCTTGAGCTGAGGATATGGCTTTGCGGTGCGGCTAAGTTGTTCCCGGACCTGCTCCACATGGTTGTCGTAGATGTGGCAATCGCCGCCGGTCCAAATAAACTCGCCGACCTCCAGGCCCGCCTGCTGGGCAAACATGTGCGTGAGCAGGGAATAGGAGGCGATGTTGAATGGCACGCCCAGGAACATGTCGGCACTGCGCTGGTAGAGCTGGCAGGAGAGCTTGCCGTCGGCAACGTAGAACTGGAACAGCAGGTGGCACGGTGGCAACGCCATGTTGTGCAGCTCAGCAACGTTCCAGGCGGACACAATATTGCGACGCGAATCCGGGTTGGTCTTAAGCAAGTCCAGTGCTTGGCTGATCTGGTCAATATGCTGACCATCCGGGGTCGGCCAGGAACGCCACTGCACACCGTAGACCGGGCCGAGCTCGCCGTCTTCGCGAGCCCACTCGTCCCAGATGTGAATGTTGTTCTCCTGCAGCCACTGCACATTCGACGAGCCCTGCAAGAACCAGAGCAACTCGCCGACAACACCCTTCCAATAGACCTTCTTCGTGGTAATCAGTGGAAACTGTTTATCCAGGTCGAACCGGATCTGCTGCGCGAACAGGCTGGTAGTGCCGGTACCGGTGCGGTCCGACTTCTTGGACCCATCTTCGAGGATGCGGGCCAGGAGGTCTTCATAAGGCGTGGCTGGGGTAGCTGGCGTGGCGATCATGGTTGTCTAGCCTATCGCAGTTTTGGCGCGGAAGAAATGCCCTCTCAGTGCGCCCAGTGCGGGCTTCCGCCAGGCATGCTTTTCGACGCTTTGTCTCTGGTTGTGGGGCAGCTGTTGTGGGGGTAGGAAAAGTGCCGGTTTAGCTGCTATGTTCGAATGAGCGGGGGTGCTATGTCCACGGGTAAATTTTAGGATAGGGGCATGTTCACGGTTGGGATGGTGGAGTGCGGGTTCCGGGAAGCGATTGAGGCGCTTACTCGGTCTTCGGCAATGCTCGATGAAAGCACAGGTCAAAGGGAAGAATTTGCTTGCCTCATGGACCATGCGCGGGAGCTTTCCTGGCTAGCCCAACAGCTGACGGTGAAGCTGGTGAGAACGTTGGCGGAGGAGCACTTCTTCCGTCCCGATTCGCGCACCAGTTTCAATGAGTTACTGCACAGGGGGCGCTTTGAACGCCGCGAACTAAAAGACGTCACCCGGTTGGCCTCCGAACTATTTGAGCAACCTGCTGGCCTTGAGCGAACCGAACCGCGACCGCCCCGGCTGCCCAAAACTGCGCTGGGATTTGCGGAAGCCAAGTTCGGGGTGGCTTCAGCGATGGAAATCAGCAAAGTCCTCGATCAAATCCCAGAGGCAACGCCTGCAGCGACAGTTTTCCGCGTCGAATCGATGCTGGCTGACATGGCCGAGTGGCTGGCGCCCGAAGACTTACGCAAAGCCGGGATCAAGATTTTGCAAGGCCTCAACGCCGAGTCAGAACCAAAAGACGAGGATCGCCAACGCCGACGCAACGTGACGGTAACCGCACAGCGTGCCGACCTTATGTCTGGCATCAAGGGGGAAATTACTCCGGAGCTCAAAGCACTGCTAGATCGTCTTTTTGCCGACTATGCGGGGCCTGGAGACCTGCTTCCAGAAAAGGAAAAAGCCGATGACACCCGGACGGCTGCGCAGCGACGTCACGATGCTCTCACCGCCGCGCTGAAAGCTGCGTTGCATCGGGAAGGGCCAATGCCACCGACGCGTGGCTGCAGCACCGTCGTTGCCACTCTTGGGCTTGATCAGTTGCAGCGCGCAGCAGGGGTTGTGCCAACCGACGTGGGAACCCTTTTGCCAGTGCGGGACCTTATTCGCTTGGGGGCCGACCGTAACGCATTTCTAGCTATTTTGGACCCGGAGACCGGCAACCTCATCGAGCTGGGGCGCACCAAGCGAGCAGCCGACATCTATGCCTACCTAGGTTTGGTGGCCTCCCAAGGGGGCGATCAAACTCCAGGTTCCGACCTCCCAGCAGCTCTGTGCGAGATCCACCACGTCCACCCCTGGGCAGAAGGTGGTGAGACTGTGGGGAACAACCTCATGCTGGTGGGACACAGAGTGCACCGCAATATAGATGACAAAAAAGCCAATCGAAAGAAATACTGGACCATCTGCACCAGCACCGGTCACCTGCTGTGGCGATTGCCCGACACAATCGATCCGAAGCGCGAACTAAGGGCGAACTTCAACCCAGCGCAGTGGTTCATCCCAGGACAAATCATGAGATGGGGGCTCGGGCCACCTGCGGAAGAACCACCATTCCAATATCACAGGTGCCGAGACTGTGGCTCACGCGTAGCCTAAACACTCGAGCTTTGAGTACGGTTGTGCTCAAGGCCAGGTTGGCGTAGCTAGTGCCCGAGTGGACGCAAGGAACAACTATGGTTAGCAATTGGAAATCGGAGCTGCTGTCCCGTTACGACGAGCAGCTGCGCACGCACGCCGAAGTGTCCGACGCCTCGGAGGTCGCGCGCATCGGCCCACTCTGGTTGGCCACATATCCCGAGGTCGGCCGTGGCCTTGTCACCTACGCAGAACTGTCCACTAGCGCCGCGGAGCCTGCAGGGACCGCAGACTTGGTGCGCGCTGCCGTCGACCACTTCGCGGGTGACCCGCGGATCTCCGAGTTCGAGTGGAAGACACGCGGCCACGACCACGCACCACAACTTATCGACGAACTCCTCGCCGCTGGTTTCGAGCTCGAAGAAGAAGAGACCGTCATGGTCGGCCCCGTCGCAGACGTGATATCAGCCAGCGACGGCCTACCAGCAGGCTTCGAGCTGATGCGTGCGAAAAGCGATCAGGAACTTCTTCAAGCTCACGCTGTGGCCTATGCGATATTCGGCAAAGATGCGGAATGGACGCGGGTGGTAGGTGAGAGTCTGGTGCGCACTGCCCACGAACACCCCGGTTCCTTCGAAATGTGGTTTGTGCGATCCGATGACGGGGAGATTGTGTGCTCCGGGCGAGTCGTCTTTGTAGAAAACACCGATTTCGCTGGACTGTGGGGTGGTGCGTGCCGTGAGGAGTTCCGTGGGCGTGGCATCTACCGAGCTCTTACCGCTGCCCGGGCGGAATCAGCGATGCGACAGGGCAAAAAGTACCTACACTCTGATTCCACGAAGTATTCCCGCCCAATTTTGGAGCGCGCCGGGCTGCATGCGGTGACTACGAGTATCCCCGCTGTGTGGCGTCGTTAAGCGGTGGCTAGAGGTGCTTCAGTGCCTCGCGGCGCGACAGCGGTTGCATGCGTCGCTCGTGGAGCGCGACGAATGCCCGCACCCACTCCGGGTCGTGGCGGGCGTGGTCACGCAACG from Corynebacterium epidermidicanis encodes:
- the cobF gene encoding precorrin-6A synthase (deacetylating) → MQINVIGIGAGNPQHLTLEAIAALQESDAVVALDKGENKADLLGARQYIIATHAPGIPLITVSDPPRDRDPADYRAEVRRWHQARAQLLLEALPDVEQVAFLVWGDPALYDSTLRIIERMRGLGLDCSVRVIPGITAVHALTAAHGILLNRIGEDIRITTGRALLDGPTTNAVVMLDGGAAWLDVPDAQIWWGAYLGTELQVLRSGTVAEIGAGLAEEKAALREQHGWIMDIYLLRR
- a CDS encoding mycoredoxin, which codes for MNHVTLYTTEWCPFCQRLVKALDRTETPYERIDVEEDLDAAAWVESVNDGNRVVPTVKYSDGSYATNPPASDVRRKLEELTS
- a CDS encoding dihydrofolate reductase encodes the protein MPEPTYKAIWAQSLDGIIGDGKDMPWHLPEDLAHFREHTTGSAVVMGRATWESIPERFRPLPGRANYVLSSREPGEWSTGATVVRELPDIDAWIMGGGQVYEATLSQVSTVICTLIDAHLATIPHAVSAPPLDDFRPTTDSGWLTSQAGHLTVGTDRTTPLRYKFITYERK
- a CDS encoding thymidylate synthase; protein product: MIATPATPATPYEDLLARILEDGSKKSDRTGTGTTSLFAQQIRFDLDKQFPLITTKKVYWKGVVGELLWFLQGSSNVQWLQENNIHIWDEWAREDGELGPVYGVQWRSWPTPDGQHIDQISQALDLLKTNPDSRRNIVSAWNVAELHNMALPPCHLLFQFYVADGKLSCQLYQRSADMFLGVPFNIASYSLLTHMFAQQAGLEVGEFIWTGGDCHIYDNHVEQVREQLSRTAKPYPQLKLNKAKDLFSYTFEDCQLVGYDPHPTIKAEVAV
- a CDS encoding HNH endonuclease signature motif containing protein — its product is MFTVGMVECGFREAIEALTRSSAMLDESTGQREEFACLMDHARELSWLAQQLTVKLVRTLAEEHFFRPDSRTSFNELLHRGRFERRELKDVTRLASELFEQPAGLERTEPRPPRLPKTALGFAEAKFGVASAMEISKVLDQIPEATPAATVFRVESMLADMAEWLAPEDLRKAGIKILQGLNAESEPKDEDRQRRRNVTVTAQRADLMSGIKGEITPELKALLDRLFADYAGPGDLLPEKEKADDTRTAAQRRHDALTAALKAALHREGPMPPTRGCSTVVATLGLDQLQRAAGVVPTDVGTLLPVRDLIRLGADRNAFLAILDPETGNLIELGRTKRAADIYAYLGLVASQGGDQTPGSDLPAALCEIHHVHPWAEGGETVGNNLMLVGHRVHRNIDDKKANRKKYWTICTSTGHLLWRLPDTIDPKRELRANFNPAQWFIPGQIMRWGLGPPAEEPPFQYHRCRDCGSRVA
- a CDS encoding GNAT family N-acetyltransferase; this encodes MVSNWKSELLSRYDEQLRTHAEVSDASEVARIGPLWLATYPEVGRGLVTYAELSTSAAEPAGTADLVRAAVDHFAGDPRISEFEWKTRGHDHAPQLIDELLAAGFELEEEETVMVGPVADVISASDGLPAGFELMRAKSDQELLQAHAVAYAIFGKDAEWTRVVGESLVRTAHEHPGSFEMWFVRSDDGEIVCSGRVVFVENTDFAGLWGGACREEFRGRGIYRALTAARAESAMRQGKKYLHSDSTKYSRPILERAGLHAVTTSIPAVWRR